In Desulfosporosinus youngiae DSM 17734, the genomic stretch TTTATTACATATTTCATTTGAAGAAATAATCGATGATTCAGAAGATATAATTCCAGAGGTTTATATCGTTGAAATAGCTATTGAAGCCATTAAAAAGGAAGAATTATTTTCAACATCAAAAGGAGAAGTTTATATGAAAACAGAAGGTGGGAAAATCAAGCTTACTTCATACGAAATTCAACAAGAATTAAAAAGACGCTTCTTAACCCAATAAGAAGCCGAAATTGCTGAGCAAGTTAGTAGAAATATTATATATGACGACCTACAATCGCTGGTGATGGATGTTATGGGGTATTACTGGCGTTCACATTGGCTCGATTTTCGATCAGAGTTGCGGGAAAGATGTGATAAACTTAAACTATGCTAATCTGTAATGGATGAGGAATTGTAAATTATAAATTCAGGAGGAAGAAATATGAGAAATGGAGGACAGCTTACAGGCAAAGAATTTGAAGAAATCAAAATGTTGGCTGATAAAGCTGTAAGTGCTCATAATAAAAAATCAGCTGATCCTTTTATAAAACGCTTAGATTTTATGCAAAGAACTCTGGATATAGAGCCTTATAAGAGGTATGTTCTTGCTGAACTTGTATCCAATGTAAGCGCTGCGGCAGGACGAGTAAGAGATAAAGATCATTGGATAGATGCTGTGAATCAAAGTCTTTTCAAGTTAAAATCTTCTACTGAAGATATGGGAGACATAAAATGAGATACTCAAAAAAAGAGTTGGAAGGTCTGCCGATTCCAAAAGAGATAGTTGTAAAGGATTTAGCTGAGTATATAAACTTGTTTTCAAATAATGAATTTGAAAACTACATATTTCGTGGAGAGCCAACAAATTACCATGAGACAATATCTTCTGCACTTAGAAATAAGGAGTATCCTTTTATTCCAATGAAAAATGAATTTAGACGAGAGATTTTCCATAGACTTACCCCTGATGAACGCAGTAACTTTTTGGCTTTTGCTCAACATCATGGAATACCAACTAACCTTATTGATTTTACGAGATCGCCTTTGGTTGCATTGTTTTTTGCGTGTCAACCATTTCATAATCCAGATGAACGCCTTGAACAGGAAAGAGGGTTTGTATATCTTCTTAAAGATGAACTGATTGATATTACAGATTTGCTTTCGCGCAATGAAGATAAGAATTTCCTTGATCTTTTTATACGAAATGAAAATAATATTATTTTGGATTCATATCGGGCAATTGCTGATTTCTACAAACAGCATCCTGAAAAATTCTACTATTATTTCAAGCAGTTAGCTGACGATTGGCAGTATTACTTTATTGATATGCAACCCCGTATTCCTAAAAAGTCTAAATTTCCATTGTACAATAATGGGCAATATGCAAGTGAGTTGCCCTATGAATATGTAAAAGACGGTAAAGAATTGATTGCCGAAATTAAGCGGCAATATGGGTCAATAGACTTGGTTGCGCTTGAATACACACTAAAACTGCAGTCATTCTTAAAGCGAATCTTGGATGTTGAAGCACCAGTATGGTGGCTTAACTGTATCCCCAACTTTCTATACACACCAATATTATCGTTTGAAAGAGGGCGGAATCAGCAAGGTTTATTTGTCTATCAGGCATATCTCTCTTTTGATGAAAGAACATATAATACGCATATCCTTTCCCATCAAAGGGTATGGCCTGATGTTATAATCGTTATTGAGAATAAAGGAAAAGTACTGCATGAGTTGGATTTCATGGGTATTAATGAAAAATTCATATATGGCGATTATGATAGTATTGCAAGGTATATAAAGAAAAAGTATGACTGAAGAAATGAACGGAGATATGAAGTAATGGCTTCATGATCAGTTTGAAGCATTATCCCTTTTCCTTCTATAAGATTCACCTCATAGCATTAAGGAGTTAATTTATTATGGAATTAGTTATGCATATTAATAATGTAAAATCTATAAGGGATTTTACTTTTAAGTTCCCTCTGGAAAAAGGATTGTATGCTATAACGGGGGAAAATGCATCAGGAAAGAGTACTCTTGTGGCATGTGCCTCTACTGTATTTTTTATGATGCCTATGTATGATTATTTTGGAAGACCCGATGGTGATGCTTATATTGAATTTACGTTGGGCACCTCCGTACGGGGCTGGCATTATCACAACAAGCAGTGGTTGCAGAAAACTTCTACGCAGAAAATGGCATTAAACGGATTCTATGAAGGTAGTATTATTTTTGGAAACCGTTTTAAAGATACTTCTTTTTCTGTTATACGTATTCTTGATAGATTATCATCTAGTGACATGGGTTGTGCAGATGAGTTTATTAGAACCAACTTGGGTGTTATTCTTCATGATGACCCCAATCATTATGAAAAACTACTTGTGATTAAAAAGGAAGTAGCAAGGGAAAAAGGGCTTTTTGGCGAACCGTACTTTTATGAATTGCCACAGAACAGATATATTAGTCAAGCAAGGATGTCTACCGGAGAGAATCTGCTTATCAGCATTTTGCACTCTCTTAACATTGTTCGAAAGAAACGGATTACACATAATGAAGGAAGACCATGTATTGTATTTTTAGACGAAATAGAACTTGCGCTTCACGCTTCCTCACTTCGACGCTTAGTACACTTTTTGCAAAGAATCTCAGATGATTTAGATTTATCCATCTTTTTCTCAACACATTCATTAGAACTAATTAGAGGGATTAAACCTCAAAATATTTACTATTTAACCAAGCAAATTGATGGTTCAATTTCAATAACAAACCCCTGTTACCCTGCCTTTGCAACACGCAACTTATATAGTGATGACGGCTATGGAAATGATGTTGTTATTTTTGTTGAAGATGAAGTTGCGAAATGTATTGTTGAAAGAATATTGTTAGAGAAAGATATTCTTCACAATATACGTGTCAAGGTTTTACCGACAGGTGGTTGGACAAACACAATTACGATGGCACATGATGTTATCTCGTCTCGCCTACTTTTAAAAGATACCAAACTAGTTCTTATACTGGACAAAGATATAAAAGACGAAGTGCCTAAATTTATGGCTAACCATAAACAGTATAAATATCTCAGTCCTGATTATCTGCCAATAAGCAGTCTAGAAAAATATTTAAAAGCAAAGTTAGTTAATAAGGTGGATAGTCAATTATATAAACAGTTAGATAATTATCTCTTTCAAGGGAGACCGCTATCGTCTGCTTTACGTAAGTATCAAGTAGAAACAAATATTCACGATGATTTAGACGGAAAAACTTTATATGGTTATTTAATCAATGAACTTAGAAGCATACGAAAGGATAGAGAAGATTTGGCAGAAATAGTTGTTATATATCTTATGGAAACGGACAAAAACTTGGTTGATACACTTGCAAATTATTTAAGAAAGAAAATAGAGGATGGTTTGTCGTAACTGATATTTACCAAACCTTATATCTTTATTAATTTAAATTTAATTGTAGACTCCCTATTATTTATAACATACCAAATTATTGAAAAGTCAAAGATGATGAAGTTGGTAATTTTAAATTTAGTAAGGGAGATGGCCATGATGCATGACTCTATCGAAATTGATGATAATGATGAAAACTTGATCGTCCTTAAGGAAACGTTAGATGAAATGTCAGATTTACTTGACTTCACTTCTGATAGTGCATTCCAACAGATTCAAATGGAGTGGATTGGGAACAAAACTTATTTAATACAAGGACAGGCTTTAGATGCGGCAAGACATACATTATCAAGCATATGGGGGTGCTGCAAACACGCCTGCTTTTCAGATGCGTTTACGCTGGTAAGGAAATTCCGTGACGATTTAGTACAATACTTATTCGTGATTTCTACACTTAATGGAATAGAAGGTTTATCTGAAGAAGAAGCAGAGAAATATCTCAACGATATAACAGATACTGATAAAGTTACAGAAGGTTTAAACCTACTACTTGAAATCATATCATCTGGTCGAAAAAAGAAGCCCCACGAGAAGGCTGTGGATTCATGGTTAGACAACACATTATCAGATGATGCCCATTTCCAAGACAGAAGGCTATATTTTGATGCCTCCAAATATATCTTTTTATTAAAAAATGATGATACTATTAAAAACTGTTTCGAGTTGTATTTAAAGCCTTTATGGTCAACTCTTGATCGCGAACTAAATAATTATGTACATGCTAATGGCATCAAATATGTCATGTCTAATTTGCCCAATTATATCTACGATCGTAGAAAGGATATAATAGTTCATCTTGTATCAGCAATAAGAGGTATTATGGTGATTTTTATATCACTGATAATACTTATCAAACCTTTATCTATCCAGTCTTGCGATTATATTAATTATCTTGACATAGGAGAAACGCCTCCGGAAGGGAGCGAATATTGGGTTGCCTCAATTATACAGAACTTCATTGATGCAGATATTGCCCGAGTATCTTCAGGTCTAAAGCAATTTCTGAAAGAAAATAACAAATATAGTATGCAGATATGAGTAGCCTCCAGATTTCCATTGTTCATATTAAAAATAGATATGATGAAATTGTAATGAATAAAGCCTTCAAAGCTTTGATACGCTTTTGAGGGTTTTATTGCTTGCAATTTACTTAATATTGTCAAGCAACAAAGAGGAGCACATTTCTAAAAAATGGCATTCATAGGAAACGAATTTTTAAATATACTCCACCGCCAAGGGGATACCAGCTTCTTTGGACATCTTTTTTGTATCCTCAAGGCACGTTGAGTGCTGTGTTAGGATTGAATGAATATTACGGTTTTGTAGAGCCGGTGTTCCGGTAGTGACTGAGCCACCTCACCGGGAAACTAGAGCCACCCTTCCGGAGGTTGAGCCATCTACAGCTCGCTCTAATAAACATTCATATGACACCAATAATTAGGATGCGCGCAGGATAAGATAGCAGCGGTGTAGCCGAGGCTGTGGAGAGTGTGGATAAGCTCTTTTAAGAATGACCCCAAAGTGCTTATCCAAGCCTTGTGGTCAACCCGAAGCGATTAAGCGTAGGGTTGTCCACAAGGCGGCACTATCCACAGCCCTCTGGAGTAAGAGTATTTAACGTGCAGTTATTCTTGTATTCCTTTGCGTTTGCGCATGGAATCTTCACCATCAATCAAGATCGTGTAAGAATCATGGACAATTCTATCTAGAATCGCATCGGCTAAAGTACCTTCTCCAATCTTGCCATGCCAACCTGCGGGGGAAAATTGAGAACTGAAAATGGTTGAACCTTTTTTGTGTCTTGCTTCAACAATTTCTAAGACATCACGGGCTTCACTATTGGTCAACGGGACAAGCAACCATTCATCCAAAATGAGCAGACTGACGTGCTTGTATTGTTTCATAACTTTCTTGTAGACGCCCTCTCCTCTTGCCACGGCTAATTCATTCAGCAAATCAGGTAAGCGAATGTACTTCACAGTATAGAAGTTACGGCAGGCTGCAATGCCAAATGCACAGCTAAGGTATGTTTTTCCTGCTCCGGATGCCCCAAGGAAGATGATGTTGTGTTTCTCTTGGATGTAAGTACATGTAGATAACCGATTAATTTGGGTTTTGTCCAGTTTTCTATCTGCATGATACTCAATGTCTTCAATACACGCTTGATTAAAGTAAAGGTCTGCTTTACGGATCAGCCTTGTAAGTTTGTTGTCCTTACGCCTGGCCCATTCCGTATCAACCATGAGTCCAAATCGTTCCTCAAAGCATAATTCATTAAAGGTTGGGTCTTGTATTTGTTGCCGAAATGATTCCGCCATAGAGGTGAGCCGCATTTCGTTGAGTTTGCCGATCGTTGTTTCGTTAACCATTATGAATTCCTCCCATAGTAGTCTGCGCCTCGGGTAAAGCCAAAGCCGGAGGGATTTTCAGGGTTAACCGGTTCCTCTTTGGTGATTTTATCTTGGCCCGTTTGGATAATAGTTTGAATGCTTTTGTAGCTTGGGTTTGGCGTGTAGGAGAGTGCTTTTTTACAGGCTGCCTCTAAGCGGCTAACCGAGTATTTATCGGCTATCTTGAGTAAGCCCATGCAGCTTTTATACCCTTGTTGTTCTATACGATGAGAGGATAAGATAGCTTTGACAACGACAGTGGTGTTTTCCCCGATGCTTTTAGCCCAGGATACGAAGCGCTCTGCATTCCAGGCGGTGTACTTTTGATGGTCTTCCGGCATATGCTCCATGACCGTACTATATTGGCCAGGACGACCGTGCAATCGGGAGTGTGAGCAAATCCGATGGTTATTAAAAAATACTTCAACTACATTACGGGTTATTCGAACATCGACCTTGTGTTTGATGTATTCATAAGGAACGCTGTAGTGCATCTTGTCCACTGAAATATGAAATGGAAAGCTGGAGAAAATGTAAAGTCACATTCCTCAAGCGCTAAAAGCATGCTATTCTGAATGCTATGACTTTACATTTTAATCGGCTCACAATGACTGTAACCATTCCATTAGTGAATTGTCTGTTTGCCACATAGGAACTTCTAGCTTTATGACAT encodes the following:
- a CDS encoding ATP-dependent nuclease translates to MELVMHINNVKSIRDFTFKFPLEKGLYAITGENASGKSTLVACASTVFFMMPMYDYFGRPDGDAYIEFTLGTSVRGWHYHNKQWLQKTSTQKMALNGFYEGSIIFGNRFKDTSFSVIRILDRLSSSDMGCADEFIRTNLGVILHDDPNHYEKLLVIKKEVAREKGLFGEPYFYELPQNRYISQARMSTGENLLISILHSLNIVRKKRITHNEGRPCIVFLDEIELALHASSLRRLVHFLQRISDDLDLSIFFSTHSLELIRGIKPQNIYYLTKQIDGSISITNPCYPAFATRNLYSDDGYGNDVVIFVEDEVAKCIVERILLEKDILHNIRVKVLPTGGWTNTITMAHDVISSRLLLKDTKLVLILDKDIKDEVPKFMANHKQYKYLSPDYLPISSLEKYLKAKLVNKVDSQLYKQLDNYLFQGRPLSSALRKYQVETNIHDDLDGKTLYGYLINELRSIRKDREDLAEIVVIYLMETDKNLVDTLANYLRKKIEDGLS
- the istB gene encoding IS21-like element helper ATPase IstB; its protein translation is MVNETTIGKLNEMRLTSMAESFRQQIQDPTFNELCFEERFGLMVDTEWARRKDNKLTRLIRKADLYFNQACIEDIEYHADRKLDKTQINRLSTCTYIQEKHNIIFLGASGAGKTYLSCAFGIAACRNFYTVKYIRLPDLLNELAVARGEGVYKKVMKQYKHVSLLILDEWLLVPLTNSEARDVLEIVEARHKKGSTIFSSQFSPAGWHGKIGEGTLADAILDRIVHDSYTILIDGEDSMRKRKGIQE
- a CDS encoding FRG domain-containing protein, translating into MRYSKKELEGLPIPKEIVVKDLAEYINLFSNNEFENYIFRGEPTNYHETISSALRNKEYPFIPMKNEFRREIFHRLTPDERSNFLAFAQHHGIPTNLIDFTRSPLVALFFACQPFHNPDERLEQERGFVYLLKDELIDITDLLSRNEDKNFLDLFIRNENNIILDSYRAIADFYKQHPEKFYYYFKQLADDWQYYFIDMQPRIPKKSKFPLYNNGQYASELPYEYVKDGKELIAEIKRQYGSIDLVALEYTLKLQSFLKRILDVEAPVWWLNCIPNFLYTPILSFERGRNQQGLFVYQAYLSFDERTYNTHILSHQRVWPDVIIVIENKGKVLHELDFMGINEKFIYGDYDSIARYIKKKYD